A single Salmo trutta chromosome 14, fSalTru1.1, whole genome shotgun sequence DNA region contains:
- the LOC115208075 gene encoding protransforming growth factor alpha-like codes for MMNRAFWDVIFLITGSLFTYGTGQDNSTIATNSTTTTTPPVTTTTVNIMIFSTTTSTITTTNLPVKKFVAAAVRSHFDDCPDSHSHFCFHGTCRFLILEETPACVCHQGFVGMRCEHADLLAVVATNHRQQTVATALVLCVIGCVLTMLLCTLLHCWWRRDGLGRRHRLHCAPEKPGSRLKGRGPCCHSESVV; via the exons ATGATGAATCGGGCATTCTGGGATGTGATCTTTCTCATTACTG GGTCCCTGTTTACCTATGGAACCGGACAGGATAATTCTACTATTGCTACTAATTCTACTACGACCACCACCCCTCCTGTGACTACTACCACTGTAAACATTATGATCTTTTCTACCACTACCAGCACCATTACTACAACCAACCTCCCAGTTaaaa AGTTTGTGGCAGCAGCTGTTCGATCACACTTCGATGACTGTCCTGACTCGCACAGCCACTTCTGTTTCCATGGCACCTGTCGTTTCCTGATTCTGGAGGAGACGCCTGCATGTGT GTGTCACCAAGGCTTTGTAGGGATGCGATGCGAGCACGCCGACCTGCTAGCCGTGGTGGCCACCAATCACAGGCAACAGACAGTTGCCACGGCGCTAGTGCTGTGTGTGATTGGCTGTGTCTTGACGATGCTGCTCTGTACACTTTTACA TTGCTGGTGGAGGCGGGACGGTTTGGGGCGGAGGCACAGACTCCACTGTGCCCCAGAGAAACCAGGCAGTAGGCTGAAGGGCCGAGGTCCCTGCTGTCACTCTGAAAGTG TGGTTTGA